Proteins from a single region of Methanoculleus horonobensis:
- a CDS encoding winged helix-turn-helix domain-containing protein: MEEVTLDRGDIAALSSDVRVAILKALDIRPMAMSELADGLGLAKSTVHEHLAVLADADLVAHENARKWRDYTLTEKGRRILHPGRDHRIIFLLGTSLVAMTAGVLCVTSYLRGFVVQGGSVVREPLLLYAGEALLGVTFVLWYIALRCRRRTAPIPA; the protein is encoded by the coding sequence ATGGAAGAAGTCACGCTCGACCGGGGCGATATCGCTGCGCTATCCTCCGACGTCCGGGTCGCTATCCTCAAAGCGCTCGATATCCGGCCCATGGCGATGAGCGAGCTCGCCGACGGGCTCGGTCTTGCAAAGTCGACTGTCCACGAACACCTTGCCGTTCTGGCCGATGCGGATCTCGTGGCCCACGAGAACGCCCGGAAATGGCGGGACTACACCCTGACGGAGAAGGGGCGGCGGATCCTTCATCCCGGGAGAGACCACCGGATCATCTTCCTCCTCGGCACATCCCTGGTTGCCATGACTGCCGGGGTGCTCTGCGTGACCTCGTATCTCCGCGGTTTTGTCGTCCAGGGGGGGAGCGTCGTCAGGGAACCCCTCCTCCTCTACGCGGGCGAGGCGCTCCTCGGCGTGACATTTGTGCTCTGGTACATCGCGTTGCGGTGCCGGCGGAGAACCGCCCCTATACCGGCGTAG
- a CDS encoding PepSY domain-containing protein codes for MKRIYIVAMLCLVVAVSIVSATDANAPIGVDTAKEKAQDFLNAPDATVQYQKTERLNLGEYYVFGTGDGQVYANARTGVIERATFDSARKDCRDVRLDRAAAEVTARAYAEEKYSGFAKKSMQLTRSDLVSHGDAGSEYSYIWREEISDVLTPNTVVVNLNPSTGEIVSYIGIQREIKCSLEPKLSRDEALKIVAGQFPGIRVTGATADLSVEYTRPDVQTLTWVITMSGEPEDHVLQGGLVVIDAQTGEVLMVSPYL; via the coding sequence ATGAAACGGATATACATTGTTGCAATGCTATGCCTCGTCGTCGCGGTCTCGATCGTGTCGGCAACTGATGCCAACGCCCCGATCGGGGTGGATACCGCAAAAGAAAAAGCACAGGACTTTCTTAACGCACCCGACGCAACCGTCCAGTACCAGAAGACTGAACGCCTGAATCTGGGAGAGTACTATGTCTTTGGTACCGGAGACGGACAGGTTTACGCCAACGCCCGGACCGGGGTGATCGAACGTGCCACGTTCGACTCCGCACGGAAGGATTGCCGCGATGTCCGGCTGGATCGGGCCGCAGCCGAAGTAACGGCAAGGGCCTACGCCGAAGAGAAGTACAGCGGCTTTGCGAAGAAGAGTATGCAGCTTACCAGATCGGACCTGGTTTCTCACGGTGATGCGGGCAGCGAGTACTCGTACATCTGGAGAGAAGAGATCAGCGATGTCCTCACGCCGAACACGGTCGTCGTGAACCTTAACCCGAGCACCGGCGAGATCGTCTCGTACATCGGGATCCAGCGGGAGATCAAATGTTCGCTTGAGCCAAAACTTTCCCGGGACGAGGCGCTGAAGATCGTAGCCGGGCAGTTCCCGGGAATCCGGGTGACCGGTGCAACGGCCGACCTCTCCGTCGAGTACACCCGACCGGACGTACAGACGCTGACATGGGTGATCACGATGAGTGGCGAGCCGGAGGACCACGTTCTCCAGGGAGGGCTTGTCGTTATCGACGCACAGACCGGAGAAGTGCTGATGGTGAGTCCATACCTCTAA
- a CDS encoding calcium-dependent protein kinase codes for MPRKIGALVCLALAIIVGCVWVLGPGQVPESPLPARAGAGEDRYSLNAEFPEVRDSYTLYRAVPVTVTEEQVREVAERFGLAGEPGTMNKKTGEFLLIDASKDPEEQVSVYAHSGAVAYHIPDLELPTEVTRQPDLPSDAEAEKIALAFLEKTGMQSPDARVVKTEVNQKQEAWEAGATEPKVSYDITKAVRFGRSLDGLPVYGDEFAAILGDGGKVVGLVKIWREVTPDGNVSLRSPGEAYEDLRAARTVRPHTGQEYDQITIEHIAIGYWMEPRGFVQDLVRPVYAFSGTALRDGVEEPYVEYVFADEGKQ; via the coding sequence ATGCCACGAAAGATCGGTGCACTCGTCTGTCTCGCTCTCGCGATCATAGTCGGGTGCGTATGGGTTCTTGGTCCGGGCCAGGTCCCGGAAAGCCCTCTTCCCGCCAGGGCGGGCGCAGGTGAAGACAGATACTCCCTCAACGCTGAGTTCCCGGAGGTGCGGGACTCGTACACGCTCTACCGGGCAGTCCCTGTCACCGTCACGGAAGAGCAGGTCCGGGAGGTTGCGGAGCGGTTCGGGCTTGCGGGGGAACCGGGGACGATGAACAAAAAGACCGGGGAGTTCCTCCTCATCGATGCCTCGAAGGACCCGGAGGAGCAGGTATCGGTGTATGCACATTCCGGCGCCGTGGCCTACCACATCCCTGATCTGGAACTGCCGACCGAAGTGACCCGGCAGCCGGACCTTCCCTCGGATGCGGAGGCAGAGAAGATTGCGCTTGCGTTCCTGGAGAAGACCGGCATGCAGTCGCCGGATGCCCGGGTCGTGAAGACCGAGGTGAACCAGAAGCAGGAGGCCTGGGAAGCAGGTGCCACCGAGCCGAAGGTGTCGTACGACATCACCAAGGCAGTCAGGTTCGGCCGGTCACTCGACGGACTGCCGGTCTATGGCGACGAATTCGCGGCGATCCTGGGTGACGGCGGCAAGGTCGTCGGGCTCGTGAAAATCTGGCGTGAGGTGACGCCGGACGGGAATGTCAGCCTCCGATCCCCCGGGGAGGCGTATGAGGATCTTCGTGCAGCACGGACTGTCCGCCCTCACACGGGACAAGAGTACGATCAGATCACGATCGAGCATATCGCGATTGGTTACTGGATGGAGCCAAGGGGCTTTGTGCAGGACCTCGTTCGGCCGGTTTATGCGTTTTCCGGAACCGCGCTCCGGGACGGCGTTGAGGAACCGTATGTCGAATATGTCTTTGCCGATGAGGGGAAGCAGTGA
- a CDS encoding transglutaminase-like domain-containing protein produces the protein MSDLYTMDHPSPIDGKYVGVCDEYGTLYTASTRALGIPTRFLSFTMQEVSTGNVSGHAIAESWNGNAWIHSDPTWNSFDNPQVYKTAGNTHINITVYGDADDSYYTLDPNDPTGDGILRYEDFRTQILLGEVPRYN, from the coding sequence ATGTCCGACCTGTACACTATGGATCACCCATCCCCCATAGACGGGAAGTACGTGGGAGTCTGCGATGAGTATGGGACTCTGTACACCGCTTCCACCCGGGCGCTGGGCATCCCGACGCGGTTCCTGTCGTTCACCATGCAAGAAGTGTCTACTGGTAATGTATCAGGGCATGCCATCGCAGAATCGTGGAATGGAAATGCCTGGATACACTCGGATCCGACGTGGAACTCGTTTGATAACCCGCAAGTTTATAAGACAGCAGGAAACACTCACATCAACATCACTGTCTACGGTGACGCCGATGACTCCTATTACACCCTGGATCCGAACGACCCGACCGGCGACGGCATTCTTAGGTATGAAGACTTCAGAACACAGATTCTCCTCGGAGAGGTTCCGAGGTACAATTAA
- a CDS encoding ADP-ribosylglycohydrolase family protein: MLDQFKGCLLGAAIGDALGMARESTPPDFQRLHEGYRRPWRGHPNTGLKPGQFTDDTQMMLLVAGMLADGTYSEKAYAAALARMYMNEELRFPDGAVDAACRHLLLSGGKPGGVSSNTAGCTGIAVPFGLLYGDPIDVTERVVQACSVTHTHPAAHAGAVTVAMLVHHAVRGRSDALELAGKHAALEDVALGNKVRDAVNLANEGISLESALSVIGNDVTVYQTVPLAFFLISRIKDVTALLTTAAHVGGNTDTIALICGAYAGAVYGRSALPPDLLEGLEGRDEIESLAARLYERCTAKP, from the coding sequence ATGCTCGATCAGTTCAAGGGCTGTCTCCTCGGGGCCGCCATCGGGGACGCGCTCGGCATGGCGCGGGAGAGCACGCCGCCGGACTTCCAGCGCCTCCACGAGGGATACCGCCGGCCGTGGCGGGGGCACCCGAACACGGGGCTGAAACCCGGGCAGTTCACGGACGATACCCAGATGATGCTCCTCGTCGCCGGGATGCTCGCCGACGGCACCTACTCCGAGAAGGCATACGCGGCCGCCCTTGCCCGGATGTACATGAACGAGGAACTCCGGTTCCCCGACGGCGCCGTTGACGCCGCGTGCCGCCACCTCCTTCTCTCCGGCGGCAAACCGGGCGGCGTCTCCTCCAATACCGCCGGCTGCACCGGGATCGCCGTCCCGTTTGGCCTCCTCTACGGCGACCCCATCGACGTCACCGAACGGGTGGTCCAGGCCTGCAGCGTCACCCATACCCACCCGGCGGCGCACGCGGGAGCGGTCACCGTCGCGATGCTCGTCCACCACGCCGTCCGCGGCCGCTCCGACGCCCTCGAGCTCGCCGGGAAGCATGCCGCCCTCGAGGACGTCGCCCTCGGCAACAAGGTTCGCGACGCCGTGAATCTTGCAAACGAGGGGATCAGCCTCGAGAGCGCGCTCTCGGTGATAGGGAACGACGTCACCGTCTACCAGACCGTTCCGCTCGCCTTCTTCCTGATCAGCAGAATCAAAGACGTCACGGCCCTCCTCACCACCGCGGCGCACGTCGGCGGGAACACCGACACCATCGCGCTCATCTGCGGGGCATACGCGGGCGCCGTCTACGGGAGATCCGCCCTCCCGCCCGATCTCCTCGAAGGGCTCGAGGGAAGAGACGAGATCGAGTCCCTGGCCGCCCGCCTCTACGAACGCTGCACCGCAAAGCCTTAA
- the argC gene encoding N-acetyl-gamma-glutamyl-phosphate reductase translates to MEIAIIGASGYTGGELMRLLLHHPSADVVAATSRKLDGTPVASVHPHLRGLTDLVFRNTEAGEIDADFAFLAVPHTAAMKVAGTLAERGIKTVDLSADYRLAKDVYEKTYGVTHTAYFEAPYGLPELHRDEVRGASFVANPGCFPTGATLAAAPLAKLAHTIIYDSKTGVSGAGTSPSATTHYPNVGDNFTAYKWTSHRHLAEMKQEAARLGSNARCYFTPHLLPVNRGILTTAHLLLDEPMGQDEVEALYKKFYADEFFVRYQRPTLAAVRGTNFCDVAVESEGDRVVAVSAIDNLVKGASGQAIQNMNLMCGFAEDTGLRTAGMLP, encoded by the coding sequence ATGGAAATTGCGATTATCGGTGCATCCGGATACACCGGCGGCGAGCTGATGCGGCTCCTACTGCACCACCCGTCCGCGGACGTCGTCGCGGCGACGTCCCGGAAACTGGACGGCACCCCCGTCGCCTCGGTGCATCCCCATCTCCGGGGACTGACCGATCTCGTCTTCCGGAACACGGAGGCCGGCGAGATCGACGCCGACTTTGCCTTTCTCGCCGTACCGCACACGGCGGCGATGAAGGTTGCCGGGACGCTTGCAGAGCGCGGGATCAAAACCGTCGACCTCTCGGCCGACTACCGTCTCGCGAAGGACGTCTACGAGAAGACCTACGGTGTAACCCACACCGCCTACTTCGAGGCGCCCTACGGCCTCCCCGAACTCCACCGCGACGAGGTCCGCGGCGCCTCGTTCGTCGCGAACCCGGGCTGCTTCCCGACGGGAGCGACGCTTGCGGCGGCACCGCTCGCGAAACTCGCTCACACCATCATCTACGACTCGAAGACCGGGGTTTCGGGCGCGGGAACCTCCCCCTCCGCGACCACTCACTACCCGAACGTCGGCGACAACTTCACCGCCTACAAGTGGACGAGCCACCGCCACCTCGCGGAGATGAAGCAGGAAGCCGCCCGGCTCGGCTCGAACGCCCGGTGCTACTTCACGCCCCACCTCCTCCCGGTGAACCGGGGCATCCTGACGACGGCCCACCTCCTCCTCGACGAGCCGATGGGGCAGGACGAGGTCGAGGCACTCTATAAGAAGTTCTACGCAGACGAGTTCTTCGTCCGTTACCAGAGACCGACCCTTGCGGCCGTCCGGGGAACGAACTTCTGCGACGTCGCCGTCGAGAGCGAGGGCGACCGGGTCGTCGCGGTCTCGGCGATCGACAACCTGGTCAAGGGCGCGAGCGGCCAGGCGATCCAGAACATGAACCTGATGTGCGGGTTTGCGGAAGACACCGGTCTGCGCACCGCCGGGATGCTCCCCTGA
- a CDS encoding CBS domain-containing protein has protein sequence MKVRDVMTPDPVTVRVASTVSEAAGLLRKYHIGGLPVMDGDRVAGIVTETDILSLLDTGDISDDLWLPSPLEVIEVPVREFINWERTKRALTDIGNMEVRRVMSSPVIAIDEDSDIADAASLMLREGIARLPVLRDGRLVGIVTRADIVHGLGASSGEGSS, from the coding sequence ATGAAGGTAAGAGACGTTATGACCCCGGACCCCGTGACCGTCCGGGTCGCTTCAACGGTGAGCGAAGCAGCCGGACTGCTCCGGAAGTACCATATCGGCGGGCTTCCCGTGATGGACGGCGACCGGGTGGCGGGTATCGTCACCGAGACGGACATCCTCTCGCTCCTCGATACCGGGGACATCTCCGACGACCTCTGGCTCCCGTCGCCGCTCGAGGTGATCGAGGTCCCGGTCAGGGAGTTCATCAACTGGGAGCGGACGAAGCGGGCGCTCACCGATATCGGCAACATGGAGGTTCGGCGGGTGATGAGCAGCCCGGTCATCGCCATCGACGAGGATTCGGATATCGCCGATGCGGCTTCCCTGATGCTCCGCGAGGGTATTGCACGCCTCCCGGTTCTCCGCGACGGAAGACTGGTCGGGATCGTCACCCGGGCGGATATCGTCCACGGCCTCGGGGCGTCTTCGGGGGAGGGGTCGTCATGA
- the argJ gene encoding bifunctional glutamate N-acetyltransferase/amino-acid acetyltransferase ArgJ, which translates to MKSICAVEGVSAWGIKEGKFGLALIRASGTAAGVFTSNKMRAAPVEVMMERMKRGTLDAVVVNSGCANAYTGERGYRDAVEMCEVAGGALGFDPASVGVASTGVIGRYLDLPLIRDQCGRVASLLARSAEAEDAAAKAIMTTDTFPKHALVRTESFSVGGITKGSGMIAPNMGTMLAFIYTDAEVEAPVLSDILRQATRRSFNRVVVDGDTSTNDVALCTATGAAGRVDRAELAKAVETVCRDLAVQIARDGEGATKLLEMTVRGAPDEDAAAAVARTVIASPLVKTAIYGEDPNWGRVVAAAGRAGVEFDPYAVSLSVGEIPLVRRGEIVADLGAAKAAMRGATVAFDLDLAAGDGTATAWGCDLTEKYVEINGKYTT; encoded by the coding sequence ATGAAGAGCATCTGTGCGGTCGAGGGCGTCAGCGCCTGGGGTATCAAGGAAGGCAAATTCGGGCTCGCGCTGATCCGGGCGAGCGGAACCGCGGCCGGGGTCTTCACGTCGAATAAGATGCGGGCGGCCCCGGTCGAGGTGATGATGGAGCGGATGAAGAGAGGAACTCTTGACGCCGTCGTCGTCAACAGCGGGTGCGCGAACGCCTACACCGGCGAGCGGGGCTACCGCGACGCGGTGGAGATGTGCGAGGTGGCGGGCGGAGCGCTCGGCTTCGACCCGGCATCGGTCGGCGTCGCGAGCACCGGGGTGATCGGGCGCTACCTCGACCTCCCCCTGATCCGCGACCAGTGCGGGCGGGTCGCATCCCTCCTTGCCCGGAGCGCAGAGGCCGAGGATGCGGCGGCGAAGGCGATCATGACGACCGACACGTTCCCGAAACACGCCCTCGTCCGGACGGAGTCGTTCTCCGTCGGCGGGATCACCAAAGGAAGCGGGATGATCGCCCCGAACATGGGAACGATGCTCGCGTTCATCTACACCGATGCCGAGGTGGAGGCTCCTGTTCTCTCGGATATCCTTCGCCAGGCGACCCGGCGGTCGTTCAACCGGGTCGTCGTCGACGGCGACACCAGCACGAACGACGTCGCCCTCTGCACCGCGACCGGCGCCGCGGGCCGGGTTGACCGGGCCGAGCTCGCGAAGGCCGTCGAGACCGTCTGCCGCGACCTTGCGGTCCAGATCGCCCGCGACGGTGAAGGGGCGACGAAACTCCTCGAGATGACCGTCCGCGGTGCTCCCGACGAGGACGCCGCCGCCGCCGTGGCCCGGACGGTCATCGCCTCCCCGCTCGTCAAGACCGCGATCTACGGCGAAGACCCGAACTGGGGCCGGGTGGTCGCGGCGGCGGGAAGGGCCGGCGTGGAGTTCGACCCCTACGCCGTCTCGCTCTCGGTCGGGGAGATACCGCTCGTCCGCCGCGGCGAGATCGTCGCCGACCTCGGGGCGGCGAAAGCCGCGATGCGCGGTGCGACCGTCGCGTTCGACCTCGACCTTGCGGCAGGCGACGGAACGGCGACCGCGTGGGGGTGCGACCTCACCGAGAAGTACGTAGAGATCAACGGGAAGTACACGACATGA
- the argB gene encoding acetylglutamate kinase produces MKREDVLMEALPYIQKFYGKTIVIKLGGHAMVDQSILETVIRDAVLLRYVGMKVVLVHGGGPEITTKMQAMGKEPKFVGGLRITDAETLEIAQMVLVGKINDGIVSLIANCGTRAVGISGNDGNLLIARKMEPQRVKVGEVEQEVDLGQVGEIEEVDPEVLHCLLAQNYIPVVAPIAIDRQGRSLNINADTAAAEIAIALGAFKLVNLTDVDGVMDADRTTVYHRLSLTEAETMISNGIIAGGMIPKLDGCMKAVRSGVTSAHVVNGNKEHNLLLELFTNQGVGTMLTL; encoded by the coding sequence ATGAAACGAGAAGACGTGCTGATGGAGGCACTCCCTTACATCCAGAAGTTTTACGGCAAGACGATCGTGATCAAGCTCGGCGGCCACGCGATGGTCGACCAGAGCATCCTCGAGACGGTTATCCGGGACGCCGTTCTTCTCCGCTACGTCGGGATGAAGGTCGTCCTGGTTCACGGCGGGGGGCCGGAGATCACCACGAAGATGCAGGCGATGGGCAAAGAGCCCAAATTCGTCGGGGGGCTCCGGATCACGGACGCCGAGACGCTCGAGATCGCCCAGATGGTTCTTGTAGGCAAGATCAACGACGGCATAGTCTCCCTCATCGCGAACTGCGGCACCCGTGCGGTCGGGATCTCCGGCAACGACGGCAACCTCCTCATCGCCCGGAAGATGGAGCCGCAGCGGGTGAAGGTCGGGGAGGTCGAACAGGAGGTGGATCTCGGCCAGGTCGGCGAGATCGAGGAGGTCGACCCCGAGGTGCTCCACTGCCTCCTCGCCCAGAACTACATCCCGGTGGTGGCCCCGATCGCCATCGACCGGCAGGGGAGGAGCCTGAACATCAACGCCGACACCGCCGCCGCGGAGATCGCGATCGCTCTTGGCGCATTCAAACTGGTCAACCTAACAGACGTCGACGGCGTGATGGACGCCGACCGGACGACGGTCTACCACCGGCTCTCCCTTACCGAAGCGGAGACGATGATCAGCAACGGAATCATCGCCGGCGGGATGATCCCGAAGCTCGACGGGTGCATGAAGGCGGTCAGGAGCGGGGTTACGAGCGCCCACGTCGTGAACGGCAACAAGGAGCACAACCTGCTCCTCGAACTCTTCACCAACCAGGGCGTCGGGACGATGCTCACCCTCTAA
- a CDS encoding chorismate mutase — MSLDAVRNDIREIDEKIIDLVAERQRRAAEVARIKQEEGLSIHDPAQRKIVLDRVFTYAVESRIDPVAVRRVFEILIDMSEERQRECSGDGNLP, encoded by the coding sequence ATGTCCCTAGATGCCGTCAGGAACGATATCCGCGAGATCGACGAGAAAATCATCGATCTGGTTGCGGAACGGCAGAGACGTGCGGCCGAGGTCGCGAGGATCAAGCAGGAGGAGGGTCTCTCCATCCATGATCCGGCGCAGCGAAAGATCGTCCTCGACCGGGTCTTCACCTACGCCGTCGAGAGCCGGATCGACCCGGTCGCCGTCCGGAGGGTCTTCGAGATCCTGATCGATATGAGCGAGGAGCGGCAGCGGGAGTGCAGCGGCGACGGCAATCTGCCGTGA
- a CDS encoding site-2 protease family protein, producing MLERIPLRERRDLLIAWLAISIAFTLIYVRGGVDFMGLVFFFVMSLVTVGVAFVLHELAHKFAAMRYGYWAEFQKDNQMLLVAVVMAALVGVVFAAPGATYVYGNATRTENGRISAAGPITNLLLCIPFAALMLFGGGGLIALVGLVGLRINAMIATFNMLPISVLDGRKVLAWNPAVFVVLIAASIGLLVWSLLL from the coding sequence ATGCTGGAACGAATACCGCTGCGTGAACGCCGGGATCTCCTGATCGCGTGGCTTGCCATCTCGATCGCCTTCACCCTGATCTACGTCAGGGGCGGAGTGGACTTCATGGGGTTGGTCTTCTTCTTCGTGATGTCGCTCGTCACGGTGGGCGTCGCCTTCGTCCTGCACGAGCTGGCGCATAAGTTCGCCGCGATGCGCTACGGCTACTGGGCCGAATTTCAGAAGGACAACCAGATGCTCCTCGTCGCCGTGGTGATGGCGGCGCTCGTCGGGGTCGTCTTTGCGGCGCCGGGAGCGACCTACGTCTACGGGAACGCGACGCGAACGGAGAACGGCCGGATATCGGCGGCGGGCCCGATCACGAACCTCCTCCTCTGCATACCCTTCGCGGCGCTGATGCTCTTCGGCGGCGGCGGACTCATCGCTCTCGTCGGCCTCGTCGGCCTCCGGATCAACGCGATGATCGCGACCTTCAATATGCTCCCGATCAGCGTGCTCGACGGGCGGAAGGTTCTCGCCTGGAACCCGGCCGTCTTTGTCGTGCTCATCGCCGCCTCCATCGGGCTCCTCGTCTGGTCGCTCCTCCTCTGA